One part of the Anopheles coustani chromosome 2, idAnoCousDA_361_x.2, whole genome shotgun sequence genome encodes these proteins:
- the LOC131263415 gene encoding negative elongation factor E translates to MVYIHFPSNLTEEELMLQAKYAKLKRKKKALQALKAPKQEPEKNLLPKRPADARDAREVARKLLKSGAISAIQKPQPKQDSSFKRPKGQERKRAPPELTPGGQYQSFGASTEFDNISSSTTTPASTNTGSAAATAVERPTSPVEKETSRVQNLYQQFANERDKEEQTEKAKPGDASKEKPRSGNTVYVSGNKVTEDFLKKHFSEFGEILNISMEIEKGRGFITFSKTESADKAISDLHSKTVGGIQLQVQLARRQPQINPINDAGSSAVWSALATNRSQKGKHKDNRELVCYDHDDIF, encoded by the coding sequence ATGGTTTACATTCATTTCCCTTCCAACTTAACAGAGGAGGAGCTGATGTTGCAAGCCAAGTatgcaaaattgaaaagaaaaaagaaagcattgCAAGCGCTGAAAGCGCCCAAACAGGAGCCGGAAAAGAATTTGCTTCCAAAACGTCCCGCAGACGCCAGGGATGCACGTGAGGTTGcacgaaagttattaaaaagCGGTGCTATATCAGCAATCCAGAAACCGCAACCGAAGCAGGATAGTTCCTTCAAGCGACCGAAAGgacaggaaagaaaaagagcccCACCAGAATTGACACCCGGAGGCCAATATCAATCGTTCGGGGCGTCGACGGAATTCGACAACATCAGTTCGTCTACAACCACCCCAGCGTCCACCAATACCGGATCGGCAGCGGCCACTGCTGTAGAACGTCCGACCAGTCcagtggaaaaggaaacgagCCGCGTCCAAAATCTCTACCAACAGTTTGCAAATGAGCGTGACAAAGAAGAGCAAACGGAGAAGGCCAAACCTGGCGATGCGTCTAAAGAAAAGCCACGCTCCGGTAACACCGTTTACGTGTCGGGTAACAAGGTTACGGAAGACTTTCTGAAGAAACATTTTAGCGAGTTTGGCGAAATTCTTAATATTTCGATGGAGATCGAAAAGGGGCGTGGATTTATCACGTTTTCAAAAACCGAATCGGCCGATAAGGCTATAAGCGATCTTCATTCTAAGACGGTTGGCGGTATACAACTGCAAGTGCAACTGGCACGCCGACAGCCGCAGATTAATCCAATCAATGACGCTGGATCTTCCGCGGTCTGGTCTGCGTTGGCAACAAATCGTTCACAGAAAGGCAAACACAAGGATAATCGAGAGTTAGTTTGCTATGATCACGATGATATTTTTTAA
- the LOC131263657 gene encoding kxDL motif-containing protein CG10681, whose amino-acid sequence MMNSEMSSSMHSGRPESDFSIECFQNYTAPEVFVQGLAGLVNQTDVEVMIRAQKQMLQRFEKTNEMLLNCNALSASRLKIATDDFKKHTKLLHDMKKDLDYIFRKIRTIKTKIGNQYPSAFAEAEAKNKPMCIDEEEEIDTASRAETLDEKPDQNDSAGGSVSTPVKASSSKCKPSSGQNEGSVKERKKLSASGSRENSTVGYVKMEQSPENRKSGGGSSGEQKRRSFRSAQSSSTDNSNDSSDCTSDTG is encoded by the exons ATGATGAATTCCGAAATGAGTAGTAGTATGCACTCGGGTCGGCCGGAAAGTGATTTCAGTATTGAATGCTTTCAAAATTATACTGCTCCCGAGGTGTTCGTCCAAGGTTTGGCTGGATTGGTTAATCAGACGGATGTGGAAGTGATGATACGCGCCCAAAAGCAAAT GTTACAGCGCTTCGAAAAGACCAACGAAATGCTGCTGAACTGCAACGCGCTCAGTGCGAGTAGGTTGAAGATTGCCACCGATGACTTTAAGAAACACACCAAACTTCTCCACGATATGAAGAAAGATTTGGATTACATCTTCCGAAAGATACGCACGATTAAGACGAAAATCGGAAATCAATACCCTTCCGCATTTGCCGAGGCGGAGGCTAAGAACAAACCAATGTGTATAGACGAGGAAGAGGAAATCGATACCGCTAGTCGGGCCGAAACGTTGGATGAGAAACCGGATCAAAACGACAGTGCCGGGGGCTCTGTTTCGACTCCAGTTAAAGCGTCGTCAAGCAAATGTAAGCCATCGTCCGGTCAGAATGAAGGAAGCGttaaggaacgaaaaaaactaTCCGCGAGTGGAAGTAGAGAAAATTCAACCGTAGGTTACGTCAAAATGGAGCAAAGCCCGGAAAATCGTAAATCTGGGGGCGGTTCCAGCGGTGAACAGAAGCGACGATCGTTCCGATCAGCGCAAAGTAGCTCAACGGATAATTCTAATGATTCGTCCGATTGTACGTCGGACACCGGCTAA
- the LOC131263167 gene encoding NFX1-type zinc finger-containing protein 1: MSQTTQPIEEDEEDWFNKDENDFVVEIPANDAAGTSIPEKEVDDCQGASVREMLDNLKFTVDDVDGNYIDSLKRSDQAGLKHNNRKVEPGKYVQTIPFTKLTNIVDSETLSMFADLYVQKEEFLATLTKRTYGEELMLVLMRIMIKLGSMPLYETAKEVYVVLLDQDHFFEQLLKFFQQPAEGEKKKKKKSKIIRPTVAWEDMMNALLEFLTVAKSIVQFNDTIVRFCDALLGVLSEKDQRHRDLLEKLKTFPSAEHPTKKISIYPTVKELRADAGPSLDLKRNIVHGKYESVEHYLDVHLNLLKEDFLIPLRSGLEKYRAFVAKHSREWTFVGENIRVHYPVKLLLPSTINRRTAKEQLIVLDLDPANRGYSNESARYRRLALPNSKRLLNGSMVLFSSGPQMDELVVAVISCRDPNQLLDGYINVELIRLDKDGESNDDTGMNIFNRPLLMIESEIFFEPYHQTFNALVRLREESFPLKSYIVDVSQPVQRLPRYLAEGKRHLFVNAGIEFDLKQPESWPKESLKVSIGLNESQFEAYRMALTNRFALIQGPPGTGKTFIGLKIVETLLANTSEQILIICLTNHALDQFLCGVTRVTESIVRMGGQSKHPLLDAYNVKQLHEDEQIDRRLRICYYNAKQQYLKLVEQFDQLQEQQREGFDGLSKPMRQCMDKLLDASRRLNELSQLGTLKLIQHFRIVAMTTTFAARNRTLLELLRTPIVVIEEAAEILEAHIVSSLTQHTEQLILIGDHKQLRPTTSTYVLSRRYQMDLSLFERMINNRFSAATMTVQHRMRPEIANLLRPIIYPVLEDSESVQALPGIVGMKKSLFFLRHTFPEGVESTGSKRSEDGQDEHGADEKSKRNAFECKFLLALCDYLLAQGPYTAQDIVILTAYNGQMLQLVSEKKNRATLQGVRIAVIDNYQGEESRIILLSLVRSGNLNTNSDGNTIGFLSHENRISVALSRAREGLYIVGNMGLLARCSKTWFGMERLLCTQEAIGDSLPLHCTTHGRVVEVKTPEDFEQFTFDDKTCICGNLQ; encoded by the exons ATGTCCCAGACAACTCAACCGATCGAGGAAGATGAGGAAGATTGGTTCAACAAAGATGAGAACGATTTCGTTGTGGAAATTCCAGCAAATGATGCTGCTGGTACTTCCATTCCGGAAAAGGAGGTCGACGATTGCCAAGGCGCATCTGTGCGGGAAATGTTAGACAACTTAAAGTTCACTGTCGATG ATGTTGATGGAAATTACATTGATTCGCTAAAAAGATCTGATCAGGCCGGATTGAAACATAACAACCGGAAAGTAGAGCCGGGCAAATATGTGCAAACCATTCCGTTCACAAAACTAACCAACATCGTCGACAGCGAAACACTCTCAATGTTTGCGGATTTGTATGTGCAGAAGGAGGAGTTCCTTGCAACGCTCACGAAAAGGACCTACGGGGAGGAGCTAATGCTTGTGCTCATGCGTATCATGATCAAACTCGGATCGATGCCCCTTTACGAGACGGCTAAAGAGGTGTATGTGGTGCTTCTCGATCAAGACCATTTCTTCGAGCAGTTACTAAAGTTTTTCCAGCAACCCGCGGAAggggagaaaaagaagaaaaagaaaagcaaaatcatTAGACCAACAGTCGCATGGGAGGATATGATGAATGCTTTGTTGGAATTTTTAACTGTAGCCAAATCAATCGTGCAGTTTAATGATACAATCGTTCGGTTCTGCGATGCCCTGCTTGGCGTACTGTCTGAGAAGGACCAGAGACATCGTGACTTGctggaaaaactgaaaacattcccATCAGCCGAACATCCCACAAAGAAGATCAGT ATTTACCCAACTGTAAAGGAGTTGAGGGCCGACGCCGGTCCTTCGTTGGacttgaaacgaaacatcgtCCACGGGAAGTACGAAAGCGTTGAGCATTACCTGGATGTGCATCTGAACCTGCTGAAGGAAGATTTTCTCATACCTCTTCGGTccgggttggaaaaatatcGGGCATTTGTTGCTAAGCATTCCCGTGAATGGACATTCGTTGGGGAAAACATTCGCGTTCACTATCCGGTGAAACTGTTgctaccaagtaccattaaccGCCGTACGGCCAAAGAACAACTGATCGTGTTGGATCTTGATCCGGCCAACCGTGGTTACTCGAATGAATCAGCTCGTTACCGGCGATTGGCTCTTCCGAACAGTAAAAGGCTCCTGAATGGCTCAATGGTACTCTTTAGTAGTGGGCCACAGATGGACGAACTGGTTGTGGCCGTCATCAGCTGTCGCGACCCGAACCAATTGCTAGACGGGTACATCAACGTAGAACTAATCCGGCTCGATAAGGATGGGGAATCGAATGACGATACCGGTATGAACATTTTCAACCGACCTTTGCTAATGATCGAAAGCGAAATTTTTTTCGAGCCCTACCATCAGACGTTCAATGCACTTGTTCGTTTACGGGAGGAAAGTTTCCCGTTAAAATCATACATCGTTGATGTGTCACAACCGGTCCAACGTTTGCCCAGATACTTAGCCGAAGGAAAACGACATCTTTTCGTCAACGCTGGAATCGAGTTTGACCTGAAGCAACCAGAAAGCTGGCCAAAGGAATCACTGAAAGTTAGTATCGGCCTGAACGAGTCTCAATTCGAAGCGTACCGGATGGCGTTGACCAACCGGTTTGCACTGATTCAGGGTCCACCGGGCacgggaaaaacttttatcGGACTTAAGATTGTGGAAACGTTGCTGGCCAATACGAGTGAGCAGATTTTGATTATATGTCTGACCAACCATGCCCTCGATCAATTTCTCTGCGGCGTTACACGCGTCACGGAGAGTATCGTGCGCATGGGAGGACAATCGAAGCATCCGCTACTTGATGCATATAATGTAAAGCAGCTGCACGAGGACGAACAAATCGATCGTCGGTTGAGGATCTGCTACTACAACGCGAAGCAGCAATATCTTAAGCTGGTAGAACAGTTTGACCAACTGCAGGAGCAGCAGCGTGAAGGCTTCGATGGTCTCAGTAAGCCCATGCGTCAATGTATG GACAAATTACTCGACGCTTCGCGCCGACTCAACGAACTAAGCCAGTTGGGTACGCTGAAGCTCATCCAACACTTTCGCATCGTCGCCATGACGACAACGTTCGCCGCGCGTAACCGCACACTACTGGAACTTTTGCGCACTCCGATCGTTGTAATCGAGGAGGCGGCGGAAATACTTGAAGCTCATATCGTATCCTCGCTGACCCAACACACCGAACAATTGATACTCATCGGTGACCACAAGCAATTGCGACCGACCACCAGCACGTACGTGCTTTCGCGGCGCTATCAGATGGACCTGTCGCTGTTCGAGCGTATGATCAATAATCGGTTCAGTGCCGCAACGATGACCGTACAGCATCGAATGCGGCCGGAAATAGCGAATCTCTTGCGTCCAATAATCTATCCAGTACTGGAGGACAGCGAGTCTGTGCAGGCGCTTCCGGGCATTGTGGGCATGAAGAAAAGTCTATTCTTCCTGCGACACACGTTCCCGGAGGGAGTAGAATCGACTGGCTCAAAGAGGTCAGAGGACGGTCAGGATGAGCATGGTGCAGATGAAAAGTCTAAACGCAACGCGTTCGAGTGTAAATTTCTTCTCGCACTCTGTGACTATCTTCTTGCCCAGGGGCCGTACACCGCGCAAGATATTGTCATATTGACCGCTTACAATGGCCAAATGTTGCAGTTAGTTTCG gaaaagaaaaatcgagCTACACTGCAGGGTGTACGGATCGCGGTTATCGATAACTACCAAGGCGAGGAAAGCAGGATCATTCTGCTGTCCCTGGTACGCAGTGGCAATTTGAACACCAATAGCGATGGAAATACCATCGGATTCCTTTCGCATGAAAATCGCATCTCTGTCGCACTGTCTCGCGCAAGGGAAGGGCTCTACATCGTGGGCAATATGGGCCTGCTTGCTCGATGTTCGAAAACATGGTTCGGCATGGAACGTCTGCTATGCACGCAAGAAGCAATTGGTGATTCGCTGCCGCTGCATTGTACCACCCATGGGCGAGTGGTCGAG GTTAAAACGCCGGAAGATTTTGAGCAGTTTACATTCGACGATAAAACCTGTATCTGTGGAAATCTCCAATGA
- the LOC131266622 gene encoding probable alpha-aspartyl dipeptidase: MAKRQIFLMSSSAVHGYEYLQHAKNDITAFFQRNNVSRVLFIPYALTDYNGYTDKVGGVLQRWGFRCDGIHSFPDPVAAVRDAQAIYIGGGNTFLLLKTLYENQLVDPIRERVLKNAIPYVGSSAGTNVATRSIQTTNDMPIVYPPSFDALNLVPFNINPHYQDPPVDGTHKGETREERINQFHQLNSAPVLGLREGTTLVVDGEKAHLVGMFKSRLFQQNEEPAEYEAGSDVSFLLKSKE, translated from the exons ATGGCCAAACGACAGATTTTTCTGATGTCCTCCTCCGCTGTGCACGGGTACGAGTATCTGCAGCATGCCAAAAATGATATAACCGCctttttccaacg CAACAACGTCAGCCGTGTCTTGTTTATACCATACGCCCTGACGGATTACAACGGCTACACGGATAAGGTCGGTGGTGTACTGCAACGGTGGGGCTTCCGCTGCGATGGCATACACTCGTTCCCGGATCCGGTTGCGGCCGTACGTGACGCCCAAGCCATCTACATTGGCGGTGGCAATACGTTCCTGTTGCTGAAAACACTGTACGAGAATCAACTGGTCGATCCCATTCGCGAGCGCGTCCTGAAGAATGCCATACCGTACGTGGGCAGCTCGGCCGGTACGAACGTGGCAACCAGGAGCATTCAAACGACCAACGATATGCCCATCGTGTACCCACCGAGTTTCGATGCCCTTAATTTGGTGCCGTTCAATATTAATCCACACTACCAGGATCCGCCGGTGGACGGAACGCACAAGGGCGAGACTCGCGAAGAGCGCATCAACCAATTCCACCAGCTCAACAGTGCCCCGGTACTGGGACTGCGTGAGGGTACCACGCTGGTGGTTGATGGCGAAAAGGCCCATCTGGTGGGAATGTTTAAATCACGATTATTCCAACAAAACGAAGAACCGGCCGAGTATGAGGCGGGAAGTGATGTAAGCTTTTTGTTGAAATCTAAGGAATAA
- the LOC131266630 gene encoding natterin-4-like, translated as MSGAGCWQYCNINGPFPQNMVRAGVDADGEVIYVGRAFHEGDMIPAKVIPGKNLAFVCHGGEEVLKEDFEVLRYGAFVWEFSSNGSVPETAVKIGQTAEGEPLFMGRAIYNGSQTPGKVHSSHGCCYLPFDGAEVSVNEYEVLCVR; from the exons ATGAGCGGAG CTGGCTGCTGGCAATACTGCAACATCAATGGACCGTTCCCTCAGAATATGGTCCGCGCCGGAGTGGATGCTGACGGCGAGGTTATCTATGTCGGGCGTGCATTCCACGAGGGTGATATGATTCCGGCCAAGGTGATCCCCGGCAAGAACCTGGCATTCGTCTGCCACGGAGGGGAGGAGGTACTGAAGGAGGACTTCGAGGTTCTGCGCTACGGAGCATTTGTGTGGGAGTTTTCCTCGAACGGCTCGGTACCGGAAACGGCCGTCAAGATTGGTCAAACGGCCGAGGGCGAACCACTGTTCATGGGTCGAGCCATCTACAACGGCTCGCAGACTCCGGGCAAGGTGCACTCGTCGCACGGTTGCTGTTATCTCCCGTTCGACGGAGCGGAAGTGAGTGTGAACGAGTACGAGGTTCTGTGCGTGCGATAG
- the LOC131266631 gene encoding uncharacterized protein LOC131266631 has translation MATAWISASVHGPFPPHMVPGGHDSDGAQIFVGRAHYAGDLLPAKVLPDKSAAYVAYGGQETLVDQVEVLVQRQLVWDTAHAGQVPLGAIVGGHTSGGEPLYIGRAYHEGSQTVGKVQCSHNCVYIPYGGAEVPVQTYEVLCER, from the exons ATGG CGACTGCGTGGATTTCAGCGAGTGTGCACGGTCCGTTCCCTCCGCATATGGTTCCGGGCGGGCACGATAGTGACGGCGCCCAGATCTTCGTCGGTCGTGCCCATTACGCAGGTGATCTTCTGCCAGCGAAAGTGCTGCCGGACAAGAGTGCCGCGTACGTGGCGTACGGTGGCCAGGAGACGCTCGTCGACCAGGTCGAGGTGCTGGTGCAGCGACAGTTGGTGTGGGATACGGCTCACGCCGGCCAGGTACCACTCGGAGCGATCGTCGGTGGACACACTTCGGGTGGAGAACCGCTGTACATTGGGCGTGCTTACCACGAGGGTTCACAGACGGTCGGCAAGGTGCAATGTTCTCATAACTGCGTCTACATTCCGTACGGTGGGGCGGAGGTGCCCGTCCAGACGTACGAGGTTCTGTGCGAGCGATAA